In Solirubrobacterales bacterium, one genomic interval encodes:
- a CDS encoding vitamin K epoxide reductase family protein → MIAFFAAVILFVEKLKLIGNPDYVPTCSINPILSCGSIMESDQAEAFGFPNPLLGIVGFGGLSMVGAAMLIGVRFPRRMWLVIQAGVTFAFGFVCWLIFQSLYRIEALCPYCMVVWVAVFTLFVYVTIYNLSAGNIGKAGRFNGAIRFAANYHGVILTVSMLTVVVLIAEAFWSYWRTLF, encoded by the coding sequence TTGATCGCATTCTTCGCCGCGGTGATTCTCTTCGTCGAGAAACTGAAGCTGATCGGCAATCCGGACTACGTCCCGACCTGCTCGATCAATCCAATCCTCTCCTGCGGCTCGATCATGGAAAGCGACCAGGCAGAAGCGTTCGGATTTCCCAATCCACTTCTCGGGATCGTCGGCTTCGGGGGGCTTTCGATGGTGGGGGCTGCGATGCTGATCGGGGTCAGGTTCCCTCGCCGGATGTGGCTCGTGATCCAGGCCGGGGTGACGTTCGCGTTCGGTTTCGTCTGCTGGCTAATCTTCCAGAGCCTCTACCGGATCGAAGCGCTTTGCCCGTACTGCATGGTCGTCTGGGTTGCCGTGTTCACCCTTTTTGTCTACGTGACCATCTACAACCTCTCAGCGGGAAACATCGGCAAAGCGGGCAGATTTAATGGAGCTATCCGGTTCGCCGCCAACTATCACGGGGTAATCTTGACGGTCTCGATGCTCACGGTCGTCGTGCTGATCGCGGAAGCATTCTGGAGCTACTGGAGAACCCTGTTTTGA